A genomic window from Pantoea alhagi includes:
- the nuoN gene encoding NADH-quinone oxidoreductase subunit NuoN, whose amino-acid sequence MTITPQQLIALLPLLIVGLTVVVVMLSIAWRRNHFANATLTVIGLNLALLSLWFVGQAGPMDVTPLLRVDGFSMFYTGMVMLASLATCTFAYPWLQGFSDNCDEFYLLVLIAALGGVVLASANHMASLFIGVELLSLPLFGLIGYAFRQKRSLEAALKYTILSAAASSFLLFGIALVYADAGSLSFVELGKNLSDTVLHQPLLLLGLGMMIIGLGFKLSLVPFHLWTPDVYQGAPAPVSTFLATASKIAIFGALMRLFMYAPATDSEAVRNVLAIIAVVSILFGNLLAISQSNIKRLLGYSSISHLGYLLVALIAVQSHQMSLETAGVYLAGYLFSSIGAFGVVSLMSSPYRGPDADSLYSYRGLFWHRPVLSAVMTVMMLSLAGIPMTLGFIGKFYVIALGVSASLWWLTGAVVLGSAIGLYYYLRVTVSLYLSPPELHTRDTPANWAFTAGGIVVLISAILVLLLGVYPQPLIRLVQMAQPLM is encoded by the coding sequence ATGACAATAACTCCTCAACAACTGATCGCGCTGCTGCCGCTGTTGATCGTCGGATTGACGGTGGTGGTTGTGATGCTGTCCATTGCGTGGCGACGCAACCATTTTGCCAATGCGACGCTGACCGTGATTGGCCTTAACCTGGCGCTGTTGTCACTTTGGTTTGTGGGCCAGGCAGGACCGATGGACGTCACGCCGCTGCTGCGCGTTGATGGTTTCTCGATGTTCTATACCGGGATGGTGATGCTGGCGAGTCTGGCCACCTGCACCTTCGCCTATCCGTGGCTGCAGGGCTTCAGCGATAACTGCGACGAGTTCTATCTGCTGGTGCTGATTGCCGCGCTGGGCGGCGTGGTGCTGGCAAGCGCCAACCATATGGCTTCGCTGTTTATCGGTGTGGAACTGCTGTCGTTGCCGCTGTTTGGCCTGATTGGCTACGCTTTCCGTCAGAAACGTTCGCTGGAAGCGGCGCTGAAATATACCATCCTGTCGGCAGCGGCCTCATCCTTCCTGCTGTTTGGTATTGCGCTGGTATATGCCGATGCCGGTAGCCTGAGCTTTGTGGAACTGGGTAAAAACCTGAGTGACACCGTGCTGCACCAGCCGCTGCTGCTGCTGGGTCTTGGCATGATGATTATTGGTCTGGGCTTTAAACTGTCGCTGGTGCCGTTCCATCTCTGGACGCCAGACGTGTATCAGGGCGCGCCTGCTCCGGTCTCAACCTTCCTGGCGACCGCCAGCAAGATCGCCATTTTTGGCGCGCTGATGCGTCTGTTTATGTATGCTCCGGCTACCGATAGCGAAGCGGTGCGCAACGTGCTGGCGATTATCGCTGTGGTTTCCATCCTGTTTGGTAACCTGCTGGCGATCAGTCAGAGCAATATTAAGCGTCTGTTGGGTTACTCCTCTATCTCGCATCTGGGTTATTTACTGGTTGCGCTGATTGCGGTGCAGTCTCATCAGATGTCACTGGAAACCGCCGGTGTTTATCTGGCTGGCTACCTGTTCAGCAGCATCGGTGCCTTTGGCGTAGTGAGCCTGATGTCCAGCCCGTATCGTGGCCCGGATGCCGACTCGCTTTACTCCTATCGCGGCCTGTTCTGGCATCGTCCGGTGCTGTCGGCCGTGATGACAGTAATGATGCTGTCGCTGGCCGGTATTCCAATGACGTTGGGCTTTATTGGTAAGTTCTATGTGATCGCGCTGGGCGTTAGTGCCTCGCTGTGGTGGCTGACCGGTGCGGTGGTATTAGGCAGCGCCATTGGCCTCTATTACTATCTGCGCGTTACCGTTAGCCTCTATCTTAGCCCGCCTGAGCTGCATACGCGCGATACGCCAGCCAACTGGGCGTTTACCGCGGGCGGCATCGTGGTGCTGATTTCCGCCATTCTGGTTCTGCTGCTGGGCGTTTACCCACAGCCGCTGATCAGACTGGTGCAAATGGCACAGCCGCTGATGTAA
- a CDS encoding GNAT family N-acetyltransferase — protein MELTWYDLHHSELNVQQLHDILALRNRVFIVEQQCAYEDIDGQDLARDNRHIFALGEGRILACARILTPENADSPVKIGRVIVTSEARGLHLGYRLMERVLESCEQYWPERQQFLSAQAHLQRFYACMGFKPQGEVYLEDNIPHIDMMK, from the coding sequence ATGGAGTTAACCTGGTACGATTTGCATCATAGTGAACTAAACGTTCAGCAACTGCATGACATTCTGGCTCTGCGTAATCGCGTTTTTATCGTCGAGCAGCAGTGCGCGTATGAAGATATCGATGGGCAGGATTTAGCGCGTGATAACCGCCATATTTTTGCGCTGGGCGAAGGAAGAATACTGGCTTGCGCACGTATTTTGACGCCAGAAAATGCCGACAGCCCGGTAAAGATTGGGCGCGTGATTGTTACCAGCGAAGCGCGGGGATTACATCTTGGCTATCGCCTGATGGAAAGGGTGCTGGAAAGCTGTGAGCAATACTGGCCTGAACGTCAGCAGTTCCTTTCGGCGCAGGCGCATCTACAGCGCTTTTACGCATGTATGGGTTTTAAGCCGCAGGGCGAGGTCTATCTGGAAGATAATATTCCGCATATCGATATGATGAAGTAA
- a CDS encoding glucan biosynthesis protein D: MNRRMFMKTSMAFAAVSGMSGLSTLFAQSAWAEDGIADGTATRFDFEVLKKKAAALAQKPWGGAPGPLPDTLATMTPQAYNAIQYDANHSLWNDIDNRQLDVQFFHVGMGFKRRIRMFSVDKSSREAREIHFRPELFNYQNTSVDTRQLEGKTDLGFAGFRAFKKPELARRDIVSFLGASYFRAVDETYQYGLSARGVAVNTFSNGQEEFPDFVAFWFETPKADDTTFTVYALLDGASLTGAYKFVIHCEPKRVVMEVENHLYARKDIRQLGISPMTSMFSCGNSERRMCNTYHPQIHDSDRLAMWTGKGEWIARPLNNPRKLQFNAYDDENPRGFGLLQLNHDFEDYQDVIGWYDKRPSLWVEPIGKWGKGAINLMEIPTTGETLDNVVCFWQPEQPVKAGSELSFQYKLYWSGLPPVRSELARVEATRSGIGGFPEGWAPGEHFPDVWCRRFAVDFVDGDLKNAAPKGIEPVITVSAGTIKQVEILYVEPLNGYRILFDWYPTSDAVDPVDMRMFLRTKDETLSETWLYQYFPPPPDQRKYVDDRQMTVS; the protein is encoded by the coding sequence ATGAATCGAAGAATGTTTATGAAAACCTCAATGGCATTCGCTGCGGTTAGCGGCATGTCTGGCTTATCCACGCTATTTGCACAGTCCGCCTGGGCAGAAGATGGCATCGCTGACGGTACTGCGACGCGCTTTGACTTTGAGGTGCTAAAGAAAAAAGCCGCCGCGCTGGCGCAAAAGCCCTGGGGCGGCGCGCCAGGGCCGTTGCCGGATACGCTGGCGACCATGACGCCGCAGGCTTATAACGCCATCCAGTATGATGCTAATCACTCTCTCTGGAACGATATCGATAACCGCCAGCTGGACGTGCAGTTTTTCCACGTCGGCATGGGTTTTAAACGCCGTATCCGCATGTTCTCTGTAGATAAAAGCAGCCGTGAAGCGCGTGAGATTCACTTCCGCCCTGAGCTGTTTAACTATCAGAACACCAGTGTCGATACCAGACAGCTGGAAGGTAAAACCGATCTTGGCTTTGCCGGTTTCCGTGCGTTTAAAAAGCCGGAGCTGGCGCGGCGCGATATCGTCTCTTTCCTGGGAGCCAGCTATTTCCGTGCCGTGGATGAAACCTATCAGTATGGCCTGTCGGCGCGCGGCGTAGCGGTAAACACTTTTAGCAACGGACAGGAAGAGTTTCCCGATTTCGTCGCCTTCTGGTTTGAAACGCCAAAAGCGGACGACACGACCTTTACCGTTTACGCCCTGCTTGATGGCGCCAGCCTGACCGGTGCCTATAAGTTTGTTATCCACTGTGAGCCGAAGCGCGTGGTGATGGAGGTGGAAAACCACCTGTATGCCCGCAAAGATATTCGTCAGTTGGGGATCTCCCCAATGACCAGTATGTTCAGCTGCGGCAACAGCGAACGTCGTATGTGCAACACCTATCATCCGCAAATCCATGATTCCGACCGTCTGGCGATGTGGACCGGTAAAGGGGAATGGATTGCCCGTCCGCTGAATAACCCGCGCAAGCTGCAGTTTAACGCTTACGATGATGAGAACCCGCGTGGCTTTGGCCTGCTGCAGTTGAATCATGATTTTGAAGATTATCAGGATGTGATTGGCTGGTATGACAAGCGCCCCAGCCTGTGGGTGGAGCCGATCGGCAAATGGGGCAAGGGCGCCATCAATTTAATGGAAATCCCTACCACCGGCGAAACGCTGGATAACGTGGTCTGTTTCTGGCAGCCGGAGCAGCCGGTTAAAGCCGGTAGCGAACTCTCTTTCCAGTATAAGCTTTACTGGAGCGGCCTGCCGCCGGTACGCAGCGAACTGGCGCGCGTAGAGGCAACCCGTTCCGGCATTGGCGGCTTCCCGGAAGGCTGGGCACCTGGCGAGCATTTCCCGGATGTCTGGTGTCGTCGTTTTGCCGTTGATTTTGTTGATGGCGATCTGAAGAATGCCGCGCCAAAAGGCATCGAGCCGGTGATTACCGTCTCTGCCGGCACCATTAAGCAGGTAGAAATTCTTTATGTTGAACCGCTAAACGGCTATCGCATCCTGTTTGACTGGTACCCCACCAGCGATGCGGTGGATCCGGTCGATATGCGCATGTTCCTGCGCACCAAAGATGAAACGCTGAGTGAAACCTGGCTTTATCAATATTTCCCGCCGCCGCCGGACCAGCGGAAATATGTTGATGACCGCCAGATGACGGTAAGCTAA
- the elaB gene encoding stress response protein ElaB: protein MAVSTDSQEKRDPQVSDKPQVAGEPQETRLDDDLTLLTETLEEVLKSSGDPADQKYLELKEKAEQALHGVKTRVSAASDSYYYRAKQVACRADGYVHEKPWQGIGIGAAAGLILGLLLARR from the coding sequence ATGGCTGTATCAACTGACTCGCAAGAAAAGCGCGATCCGCAAGTATCGGATAAGCCTCAGGTAGCCGGTGAACCACAGGAAACGCGCCTGGATGATGATCTCACGCTGCTGACCGAAACGTTGGAAGAGGTACTGAAATCTTCCGGCGATCCAGCCGATCAGAAATACCTTGAGCTAAAAGAGAAAGCGGAACAGGCGTTGCACGGGGTGAAAACGCGCGTCAGCGCGGCGTCCGATTCCTACTACTACCGTGCCAAACAGGTAGCCTGTCGTGCCGATGGCTACGTTCATGAAAAACCCTGGCAGGGCATCGGTATCGGCGCTGCTGCGGGTCTGATCCTTGGCCTTCTGCTGGCGCGTCGCTAA
- a CDS encoding isochorismate synthase gives MYSLPAAYSALFTELAKINSREAGCRALTVSLASGEDSLSWLRAQPYRPQLWWQHRNGHEQVALCGAIRCYQTLYQAEQACRALPGNWRIWGSNRFAATDSFFFLPRLMWQQDSRGERLTLFVQSDHNLQEDAQVAVRFLHGLRLPQPLPLIRGQLQQSQCEPEQAEWSQRVNSALAAIAAGGLEKVVLARTMDLLWDRPLPPEALLAASRRANPHCYQFMLRFADESALVCASPERLWLRQQNALLTEALAGTVARDIDPILALQQAQWLLHDAKNQHENALVMEDICSRLQEIVSKLEVMPVELVRLRNLQHLRRRIHGELRSRSDALILQRLQPTAAVAGLPRTAAHAFLQRHEALDRDWYAGSTGFISRQKSEFCVTLRCALVQGQRVRLYGGAGIVAGSDAQQEWQETENKMAALAALLPTSAAPLPPRLAGKPPVAHSA, from the coding sequence GTGTATTCGCTTCCTGCCGCGTATAGCGCGTTGTTCACTGAGCTGGCAAAAATCAACAGCAGAGAAGCAGGCTGTCGCGCGTTAACCGTTTCCCTTGCGTCCGGCGAGGATTCCCTGTCCTGGCTTCGTGCCCAGCCGTACCGGCCCCAGCTCTGGTGGCAGCACCGCAACGGCCATGAGCAGGTTGCGCTTTGCGGGGCCATCCGCTGTTACCAGACGCTGTATCAGGCTGAACAGGCGTGTCGCGCTTTGCCCGGGAACTGGCGGATCTGGGGCAGCAACCGTTTTGCCGCTACTGACAGCTTTTTCTTTCTGCCGCGGCTAATGTGGCAGCAGGACAGCCGTGGTGAACGGCTGACGCTGTTTGTTCAAAGCGATCATAACCTGCAGGAGGATGCGCAGGTTGCCGTACGCTTCCTGCATGGGCTGCGCTTGCCGCAGCCGCTGCCGTTAATACGCGGGCAGTTGCAACAGAGCCAGTGTGAGCCGGAACAGGCGGAGTGGAGCCAGCGAGTAAACTCGGCATTAGCGGCAATTGCCGCCGGAGGGCTGGAAAAAGTAGTGCTGGCACGCACGATGGACCTGCTATGGGATCGTCCGTTGCCGCCGGAGGCATTGCTGGCGGCCAGCCGGCGCGCCAATCCGCACTGTTATCAGTTTATGCTGCGCTTTGCAGATGAGAGCGCGCTGGTCTGCGCCTCGCCGGAGCGGCTCTGGCTACGGCAACAAAATGCGTTGCTGACTGAGGCGCTGGCGGGCACGGTAGCGCGTGATATCGATCCCATACTTGCCCTGCAGCAGGCGCAGTGGCTGCTGCATGACGCCAAAAATCAGCATGAAAACGCACTGGTCATGGAAGATATCTGTTCCCGGCTACAGGAGATTGTCAGCAAACTGGAGGTCATGCCGGTAGAACTGGTACGCCTGCGCAATCTGCAACATTTACGACGCCGCATCCACGGCGAATTACGCAGCCGCAGCGATGCGCTCATTTTACAGCGTCTGCAACCCACGGCGGCGGTGGCTGGCCTGCCGCGCACGGCAGCGCACGCCTTTCTGCAGCGCCATGAAGCACTGGATCGTGACTGGTATGCCGGTTCCACCGGTTTTATCTCCCGACAAAAAAGCGAATTCTGCGTCACGCTGCGCTGTGCGCTGGTGCAGGGGCAGCGGGTGCGGCTGTATGGCGGCGCGGGGATCGTCGCCGGTTCCGATGCGCAACAGGAATGGCAGGAAACAGAAAACAAAATGGCCGCGCTGGCAGCCTTGCTGCCCACCAGCGCGGCACCACTACCACCCCGCCTGGCCGGGAAGCCGCCCGTGGCGCATTCGGCCTGA
- the menD gene encoding 2-succinyl-5-enolpyruvyl-6-hydroxy-3-cyclohexene-1-carboxylic-acid synthase → MSDSSFNRRWAQVIIEVLLRHQVRHVCIAPGSRSAPLTLAAAKSALTCHTHFDERGLGFLALGLAKGSRTPVALIVTSGTAVANLLPAVIEAQLTGERLIVLSADRPPELINCGANQAITQPGIFSHFAHRCDLPRPTPEIDARWLAAALDEAIAAASTGALHVNCPFAEPLYGPEDNAWREWLASLDAWMQQSIPWVTHSAPESHTQQSDWPAWRQKRGVVIAGKMRPEEGAVVARWAATLGWPLLADIQSQTGQPLPCADLWLSSPQAQQQLNQAELVVQFGTRLISKRLLQWQQQARPQQWWLIDALPGRRDPASQPGRRIVSEIGSWINAHPAMAATPWAPTLATLAASIQRQASAAVGNTPEALLAHRLAELLPPDGALFLGNSLLVRLTDALAQLPVGYPVYCNRGASGIDGLIATLSGIQRAQARPMLALLGDISALYDLNSLALLRQLAAPLVLVVINNNGGRIFSLLPTPVSERERFFTLPQSVSFAPAAQMFGLDYQHVAAWASLQQAVEQGFLQQGGTLVEFSVAPDSGAETFARLVAMGATL, encoded by the coding sequence ATGTCTGACAGTAGCTTCAACCGCCGTTGGGCGCAGGTGATTATTGAGGTGTTGTTGCGTCATCAGGTGCGCCATGTCTGTATCGCGCCCGGCTCACGTTCTGCGCCGCTCACGCTGGCGGCAGCCAAATCTGCATTAACCTGCCATACCCATTTTGATGAACGCGGGCTGGGCTTTTTAGCACTTGGCCTGGCGAAAGGCTCGCGTACCCCCGTGGCGCTGATAGTGACCTCGGGCACTGCCGTAGCGAATCTGCTGCCCGCCGTTATTGAGGCGCAGCTAACCGGTGAGCGGCTGATTGTACTGAGCGCCGATCGACCACCGGAATTGATTAACTGCGGCGCTAATCAGGCGATTACCCAGCCAGGCATATTTTCTCATTTTGCCCACCGCTGCGATTTACCGCGGCCAACGCCTGAAATTGACGCCCGCTGGCTGGCGGCGGCGCTGGATGAAGCGATTGCCGCAGCCAGTACGGGCGCGCTGCACGTTAACTGTCCCTTTGCTGAGCCGCTCTATGGCCCGGAGGATAATGCCTGGCGCGAATGGCTGGCGTCGCTGGATGCATGGATGCAGCAATCGATCCCGTGGGTGACTCACAGCGCGCCGGAAAGCCATACGCAGCAGAGCGACTGGCCAGCCTGGCGACAAAAACGCGGCGTGGTTATCGCAGGCAAAATGCGCCCGGAGGAGGGCGCGGTGGTGGCTCGGTGGGCGGCCACGCTGGGCTGGCCGCTGCTGGCAGATATTCAATCGCAAACCGGCCAGCCGCTGCCCTGTGCGGATTTATGGCTGAGCAGCCCGCAGGCGCAGCAGCAACTGAATCAGGCGGAACTGGTCGTGCAGTTTGGCACCCGTCTGATTAGCAAGCGGCTCTTGCAGTGGCAGCAGCAGGCGCGCCCGCAGCAGTGGTGGCTTATCGATGCGCTGCCGGGGCGGCGCGATCCTGCCAGCCAGCCGGGGCGACGTATCGTCAGTGAGATCGGCAGCTGGATTAATGCGCATCCGGCAATGGCCGCTACGCCCTGGGCACCCACGCTGGCTACGCTGGCCGCATCCATCCAGCGCCAGGCCAGCGCAGCTGTGGGGAATACGCCAGAGGCACTGCTGGCGCACCGGCTGGCGGAATTACTGCCGCCTGATGGCGCACTGTTTCTTGGTAACAGCCTGCTGGTACGGCTGACAGATGCGTTAGCACAGTTGCCGGTTGGCTACCCTGTCTACTGCAATCGCGGCGCCAGCGGGATCGATGGCCTGATAGCAACCTTAAGCGGCATTCAGCGCGCTCAGGCGCGTCCGATGCTGGCACTGCTGGGCGATATCTCCGCCCTGTATGATTTGAACAGTCTGGCGCTGCTGCGTCAGCTTGCCGCGCCGCTGGTGCTGGTGGTGATTAACAACAACGGCGGTCGCATTTTCTCTCTGTTGCCGACGCCTGTCAGCGAGCGCGAGCGTTTTTTTACTTTGCCGCAGTCGGTCAGCTTTGCCCCGGCAGCGCAGATGTTCGGCCTTGATTATCAGCATGTCGCCGCCTGGGCGTCGCTACAACAGGCCGTTGAACAGGGCTTTCTGCAGCAGGGCGGCACGCTGGTGGAGTTCAGCGTAGCGCCTGATAGCGGTGCGGAGACCTTTGCCCGCCTGGTGGCGATGGGAGCAACGTTATGA
- the menH gene encoding 2-succinyl-6-hydroxy-2,4-cyclohexadiene-1-carboxylate synthase has translation MILHARWQGHRRSSKPTLVWLHGFLGTMHDWLPVQQAFINWPMLSIDLPGHGGSCGQRVSGFDELSERIGATLRHYQIQHYWLIGYSLGGRVAMYYACRAALPGLCGLVVEAGHPGLADEQQRRARDARDTLWISRFRQLPLPDALQVWYRQPLFNELTEQQRNTLVRQRSTGDGPSLAAMLHATSLSRQPDLLPELQQLAVPFSYLCGEWDNKFIQLAMQAHLPLHTIPAAGHNAHRASPAAFSDRLTQLLRQPV, from the coding sequence ATGATCCTGCACGCCCGCTGGCAGGGACACCGGCGCAGCAGCAAGCCAACTCTGGTTTGGCTGCATGGTTTCCTGGGAACCATGCATGACTGGCTGCCGGTACAGCAGGCGTTTATCAACTGGCCGATGCTGAGCATCGATCTGCCCGGGCACGGCGGCTCCTGTGGGCAGCGCGTCAGCGGCTTTGATGAACTCAGCGAGCGCATCGGCGCTACGCTGCGTCATTACCAGATTCAACATTACTGGCTCATCGGCTATTCCCTCGGCGGACGCGTGGCAATGTATTACGCCTGCCGCGCAGCGCTGCCTGGGCTATGCGGGCTGGTGGTGGAGGCGGGGCATCCGGGGCTGGCCGATGAACAACAACGTCGGGCGCGCGATGCGCGCGATACTCTGTGGATAAGCCGTTTCCGCCAGCTGCCGCTGCCTGACGCGCTACAGGTCTGGTATCGGCAGCCGCTCTTTAACGAGCTGACCGAGCAACAGCGCAACACGCTGGTCAGGCAGCGTAGCACGGGCGACGGCCCTTCGCTGGCGGCAATGCTGCACGCCACTTCATTAAGCAGGCAGCCTGATTTGCTGCCGGAACTTCAGCAGCTGGCCGTGCCTTTCAGCTATCTGTGCGGTGAATGGGACAATAAATTTATTCAGCTGGCCATGCAGGCGCATCTGCCGCTGCACACCATTCCGGCTGCCGGACACAATGCCCATCGTGCCAGTCCTGCCGCCTTTAGCGATCGGTTGACGCAACTGCTGCGTCAACCTGTCTGA
- the menB gene encoding 1,4-dihydroxy-2-naphthoyl-CoA synthase: MLYPDEQQLTAPVEWHDCSGEFSDIRYHKSPEGIAKITINRPQVRNAFRPLTVQEMMLALQDARYDEGIGVIILTGEGEQAFCAGGDQKVRGDYGGYQDDGGVHHLNVLDFQRQIRNCPKPVVAMVAGYAVGGGHVLHMLCDLTIAADNARFGQTGPKVGSFDGGWGASYMARIVGQKKAREIWFLCRMYDAQQALAMGLVNHVVPLTQLEPETVRWCREMLHNSPMALRCLKAALNADCDGQAGLQELAGNATMLFYMTEEGQEGRNAFNQKRQPDFSQFRRNP; this comes from the coding sequence ATGCTTTATCCCGATGAACAACAGCTTACCGCGCCGGTTGAATGGCATGACTGCAGCGGTGAATTCAGCGATATCCGCTATCACAAATCGCCGGAAGGCATAGCCAAAATTACCATTAACCGGCCACAGGTACGCAATGCCTTTCGACCGCTGACGGTACAGGAGATGATGCTGGCGCTGCAGGATGCGCGTTATGACGAAGGGATCGGCGTCATTATTCTTACCGGCGAGGGCGAACAGGCTTTCTGCGCCGGCGGCGATCAGAAAGTGCGTGGTGATTACGGCGGCTATCAGGATGATGGCGGCGTGCATCATCTTAACGTACTCGACTTTCAACGCCAGATCCGCAACTGCCCGAAACCGGTAGTGGCAATGGTGGCGGGTTATGCGGTTGGCGGCGGGCACGTGCTGCATATGCTCTGCGATCTCACCATTGCGGCGGACAATGCGCGCTTCGGGCAAACCGGGCCGAAAGTCGGCTCCTTTGACGGCGGCTGGGGGGCGTCCTATATGGCGCGCATTGTTGGGCAGAAAAAAGCGCGTGAGATCTGGTTCCTGTGCCGCATGTACGATGCACAACAGGCGCTGGCGATGGGGCTGGTGAATCATGTGGTACCGCTGACGCAGTTAGAGCCGGAAACGGTGCGCTGGTGCCGCGAAATGTTGCATAACAGCCCGATGGCGCTGCGCTGTCTGAAAGCGGCGCTGAACGCCGACTGCGACGGTCAGGCAGGGCTGCAGGAACTGGCTGGCAATGCCACTATGCTGTTTTATATGACTGAAGAGGGGCAGGAAGGGCGCAACGCTTTTAACCAGAAGCGTCAGCCCGATTTCAGTCAGTTCAGGCGTAATCCCTGA
- the menC gene encoding o-succinylbenzoate synthase yields the protein MRQAKLWRYAIPMESGVVLRDRRLTQRQGLLVMLQQQDRQGWGEIAPLPGFSHETLAQAQQACVAWLTQWLAARPVAESRLPSVAFGLSCASAELAGELPLAGTWRSAQLCHGDPDALLLQLEEQETPCAKMKVGLYEAVRDGLQVSLLLEALPALQLRLDANRSWTLEKARQFARCLTPSQRARIAFIEEPCRTPAESLAFAAEWGIAIAWDESLREPVFQLQAAPGLTALVIKPTLTGSLARIQQQIHEAQRLGLQVIISSALESSLGLTQLARLAHWLTPQSLPGLDTLTLMRQQLVRCWPGCMLPLQDRETWTRIY from the coding sequence ATGCGTCAGGCGAAGCTGTGGCGTTATGCCATTCCCATGGAGAGCGGCGTGGTATTGCGCGATCGTCGTCTGACGCAGCGGCAAGGGCTGCTGGTGATGCTGCAACAGCAGGATCGGCAGGGCTGGGGCGAAATCGCGCCGCTGCCGGGATTCAGCCACGAAACGCTGGCGCAGGCGCAGCAGGCCTGCGTAGCCTGGCTGACGCAGTGGCTTGCCGCACGGCCGGTTGCCGAAAGCCGGTTGCCTTCAGTGGCTTTTGGCCTGAGCTGCGCCAGCGCAGAGCTGGCGGGGGAGCTGCCGTTAGCGGGTACCTGGCGCAGCGCACAGCTGTGTCACGGCGATCCCGACGCGCTGCTGTTACAGCTTGAGGAGCAGGAAACGCCCTGTGCCAAAATGAAAGTCGGACTGTATGAAGCGGTACGCGACGGCCTGCAGGTCAGCCTGCTGCTGGAAGCGTTGCCCGCTCTGCAGCTGCGCCTGGACGCCAACCGCAGCTGGACGCTGGAAAAAGCGCGCCAGTTTGCCCGCTGCCTGACGCCGTCACAGCGTGCGCGTATCGCCTTTATTGAAGAACCCTGCCGTACACCTGCTGAAAGCCTGGCGTTTGCCGCCGAATGGGGAATAGCGATCGCCTGGGATGAGAGCCTGCGTGAGCCGGTCTTTCAGTTACAGGCCGCGCCGGGGCTGACAGCGCTGGTGATCAAGCCCACGTTAACCGGCTCGCTGGCGCGTATTCAGCAGCAAATCCACGAGGCGCAGCGACTGGGGTTACAGGTGATTATCAGCTCGGCGCTGGAGTCCAGCCTGGGACTGACGCAGCTGGCGCGGCTGGCGCACTGGCTAACGCCACAGTCGCTGCCGGGGCTGGATACCTTAACGTTGATGCGTCAGCAGCTGGTGCGATGCTGGCCTGGCTGCATGCTGCCCTTACAGGATCGGGAAACGTGGACGCGCATTTATTAA